GTGGGTGAGGCGATAGTTAGGTTGTCGCCCAATATTAGGGCTGTGTACGCTGGCGGTTCCGTGAGCGGGGACTTCAGAGTTAGGGCTTTGAGGCATGTGTACGGTGAGAACATCAGCAAGACCGTTCATAAGGAGTACGGCTTGAGCATCTCCGTTGATGTCTTGAGGACTTACTACAACCCGTCGCTCTCGGAAGAGCATAGGAGAGTTGCTGAGTTGATCAACGAGGGTGAGGTGGTCGGCGACCTGTTCTGCGGGGTGGGGCCTTTCTCACTTCACATGGCTTCTTTGAAGAGGGTTAGCTCGTACGCCGTTGACTTAAACCCGGACGCCATCAAGTGTTTGCTCGAATCCATTGAACTCAATAAAAAGATGCTGAAAGGTAGCGTGGTGCCGGTGCTTGACGACGTTAAGGACTTCCTCACCATAGTTAGGGACGAGGCCTTCGATCGCATCATCATGAACCTGCCGCACAAGGCAATCGAATATCTTGAAATGTCATGCAGTAAAGTGCGTAAGGGCGGGATGATCCACCTATACACTGTCAGCACCTCCGAGGCCGAAGCCATTCAGAGCGTTCAGAAGGCGAGTGAATCCATGCGGTTGATGATCTCCGGCACGAGACGCGTCCTTGACTACGCGCCGAGGAAATACGTGTTTAGGGTTGACATGATCAAGGATTAACGGTCCCTCTCAAGTCACGTCAGATTATAAGGTCCGTCATCACTACTTTAACTGGGGCGGCCGGTATCTTGCAGGTCAGCGGTCGGGACTCTTGCAGCCTTGATGATGTTAAGCATCCTTCCTGATTAGAATGATGTGTTCGAACTCCTCTGATGAACTCTACAAACACAGGTCATTGACCTCGGCACCCTCGAAGTAGACCGACCTCATCGCCACTGTCTCTATATATTTCTTAGGCAGGACCGGCACACCACCCTCGTAGGGGAAGGCGTAAGGGAGATATACAGTTACCTCTGAGTTGAGTATTTTGAGCTCTACCGTCAGTCCAAACCTCACGTCGATATCTCCTAGAGACTGCCCCTCAGAGATCTTCTTCAGCATGTATGCGCTGCCAGCTATCGTCAGTTGCTCCCTACCCAGGTTCCTGAGGATGGCGTGGGGATGCCTCCCGGATATTAGTTCCCGCGTTCTTCCTTTAGGGGGGTAGTCACCCATTATCCCCCCTATGACTACGGCATCAGCCCTCCTCACCTCCTCAGGTCTTAACTCCTTCTCTGCGAGCGGGTCCAGGATCACGACGTTCTCCTCTCGCATTGACTCAGACCTGATGAACTCTGTGAGGTCTAGTGCGGTGGTTTCCGCCACATCTTCTAACACCTGTGACATTGCCCTACCACGCACGTTAGCTATCACTAGAGAGTCCCCGAACAGCTCCGCCACGTATCTGTACTCTGCTAGGAGCCATGGCGAAGGGCACGTCTCCCAGTTATCTATTACGACGTACTGCACACGTATCCCCCATTTCAGCGGTCACAGGCCCTGAACGTCTGACTACTCACTTATGGTTAGCAATATTTATAAATTGCTGTACCTTAGTTGGTGTGGTGATTGGGGTGCGGGGTCTACGCTGCCTCGGTACGACGCTATTGATATTCATCGTTGTGCTGACCCCAACCTCGCTCTTGCTGAGCGGGTTGTGCAGTTGCGTTGTTAGGGAGGCGAATCTCCACCTCCTAGCGGTAAGTAGTTCGGGAGGTTCCTACACCGGTGTGACGACGTTGCTGAAGGTCTCGCTCATCCCAGGCGATGGGTCTGTGTACCTGTCCATCGACCCTCTGTCCGAGCTGGATATGCAGTCCTCCCTGAAGGTCGCGTCCCTTGTAGCGGGATTTGTTTCAGGTGTTGACCTCAGCAACTATTCCGTGCTTGTGAAGATTCAGTCCGACACCCCCATAGTAGGGGGGCCCTCAGCGGGCGCGGCCTTGACGGCCGTTCTCACAGCCCTCCTCACGAACACGCCGCTAAGCAATTCAACTGTTGTCACGGGAATGATAATGCCTGACACTCTGATAGGCCCTGTGGGCGGGATTCCAGAGAAGCTTGAGGCCGCGGCCTCCGTCGGTGCTAAGCTGATGATCATACCTGCAGGTCAGAGGATGTCGACAAGTCTTAAAACCGGCACCTCGGTTGACGTGGTTGAGAGGGGTAAGAAGTTCGGGGTCACGGTCGTCGAGGCTTCCACAATATACGACGTGCTTAACTACTTCGGAATTCCAGTAGGTCTTCCGGTAGTTGATAATGTTAATTTAAGCGCTAATGTGCTTAAGACCTTCAAGACCGTTGCTGAGGAGTACATGTCTGAGTATGGGGAATTGTACTCAAACGTCAGTGATGCTGTTAGTGTGTACGGCAGGAGGTTGGCGAACTCCTTCGTCCTCAGCGACGTTAGGGGGTTTCTAAGCAACTCCGCCTCAGAGGCTAAGAGGGGTGAGGAGATGTATGGTGTTGGCAACTACTATGCGGCTGCCTCCGACTACTTTGGCGCGCTCGTTTATGTGTGGACCGCTAAGCTTCTGGTGGATATGGTTGTCCGTGACGTGAATTGGCCTGATGTTCTGGAGCTAGTAGGCGGCGAGGTTAGTAACGCAACGGGTTACTTTAACAGGTTGATGTCGTCCATTGAGGCCTCCCGCCTCGACATATCCAGGCTTGGTGTGTTGGTGGAGATCGCTAGCCGGGTCTACGAATCGAACTATTCGCTGACCCAACTACGCGCTCTTCGGGGAGCTACAGTTAATGCCGTGTACCAGGCCGCCTACACGTACATGAGGGCTAGATCCGTCTTTGGGTGGGGTCTAATCTACGACGTTCTCGGAGAGTGCGGTGTCAGCATCCCTGTCGAGTCTTTAGAGTCGGGGACTCAGGCGCTGCTCAGCTTCTCCCGTGCTTCGATTACATACCTGCAGTCCCTCGCGGGCTCGGTATCAGGTGTTAGCGAGTTATTTAGCTACTTAAACAGTGCTGAGACCCTCCTCTCTAGAGGCGGTTTGGGGAATGTACTGATGTCCTTAGGGCTTGCGTTCAAGGCCTCCTCCTATGCGGCTGTGGAGACCCACCTAAGCTTTGAATCCAACGTAACCTCACTTATTTCAAGACTCACCAACGCTGCCCGAGGGTATGTGGGTCTGGCTAAGAGCCTCGGCGTCGAGCCTGTCGTATCGCTGATCTACCTTGAAAGGGGCTCCTCGCTGGCGGGAGTCGACGATGAGAGTGCCGCAAACTTTCTGGATCAGGCTATCTTGAATACCATATGGTTCTTAATCCTCGCTAAGGCCGGTAAAGCTGAGGTAACTCACAGCAACACCCCCAACGCCACTCCCACCGTGACCCCTACTAGTAAGGGCAGTGACGGCGGCGCTGGCGACACAGATGCTAGCGAGTGGGTTTACCTAGTGGCTGTGGCGGCGGTCTCGGCGATCTCCGGTGCATTGCTAGGCTACCTGTCCGGGTCCAGGAGGAAGGCATCAGCCTCGGAAATGTGGTGATGGCCTGCAGGGGATGTAGGTGGGCCTCAACTACTTTCACGTGTTTTGCCTTACCCTCGCTCCACACGTTTCAAGTCGACAGTGGTGAATCTCTCCATTATCTCTTTCACTCTTTTCTTGACCCCCTCGTCGATCCTCATGTAGCCGACGCCGACATTGGGCATCCCCACGATTACGCAGCTTCCCTCAGGCGAACTAATTATCAACGGAAGCGCTAGGAGGTCCTCCTCACCAGAAATCCTCACCAGAACCTTCTCGTCGTTCCTCAACGCGGCCACAGCCTTCCTCAGGATCCTTAATGAGGCGTAAGTTATGTGGCCTGGGGGGTTCCAGGACTTCAATACCTTACTGAATCGCCCCTCCTCTATCCCTGGCGCTCCGCACGTCCTCTTAGTCTTCCCATCGATCACGCATATGTCGGGAGTCACACCATTAGCTATCAGTGAGTAACACACCAGATCCCCGACGGCTATCAACTTATCGCAATCCTTCAATCTTCTCAGCGTCTCCTTCATGGTTTCCTTAGGCTCACTCCCTCTGACTACGTCTTCAGGACCCCTGCTGAGGAGG
This window of the Zestosphaera sp. genome carries:
- a CDS encoding GTP-dependent dephospho-CoA kinase family protein, which encodes MRGLLSRGPEDVVRGSEPKETMKETLRRLKDCDKLIAVGDLVCYSLIANGVTPDICVIDGKTKRTCGAPGIEEGRFSKVLKSWNPPGHITYASLRILRKAVAALRNDEKVLVRISGEEDLLALPLIISSPEGSCVIVGMPNVGVGYMRIDEGVKKRVKEIMERFTTVDLKRVERG
- a CDS encoding class I SAM-dependent methyltransferase family protein; translation: MPLCLRVPAVEAEHAIRALKSSGLYARGYKAKRLDDGTVALPVNDAADFKTVRGVLRNFSVAECLETFEGGDRGLTFKDMLKGLIPDDDLSRIPSSYDVVGDVAIVNMPEDLSRYGRLVGEAIVRLSPNIRAVYAGGSVSGDFRVRALRHVYGENISKTVHKEYGLSISVDVLRTYYNPSLSEEHRRVAELINEGEVVGDLFCGVGPFSLHMASLKRVSSYAVDLNPDAIKCLLESIELNKKMLKGSVVPVLDDVKDFLTIVRDEAFDRIIMNLPHKAIEYLEMSCSKVRKGGMIHLYTVSTSEAEAIQSVQKASESMRLMISGTRRVLDYAPRKYVFRVDMIKD
- a CDS encoding S16 family serine protease, which translates into the protein MIGVRGLRCLGTTLLIFIVVLTPTSLLLSGLCSCVVREANLHLLAVSSSGGSYTGVTTLLKVSLIPGDGSVYLSIDPLSELDMQSSLKVASLVAGFVSGVDLSNYSVLVKIQSDTPIVGGPSAGAALTAVLTALLTNTPLSNSTVVTGMIMPDTLIGPVGGIPEKLEAAASVGAKLMIIPAGQRMSTSLKTGTSVDVVERGKKFGVTVVEASTIYDVLNYFGIPVGLPVVDNVNLSANVLKTFKTVAEEYMSEYGELYSNVSDAVSVYGRRLANSFVLSDVRGFLSNSASEAKRGEEMYGVGNYYAAASDYFGALVYVWTAKLLVDMVVRDVNWPDVLELVGGEVSNATGYFNRLMSSIEASRLDISRLGVLVEIASRVYESNYSLTQLRALRGATVNAVYQAAYTYMRARSVFGWGLIYDVLGECGVSIPVESLESGTQALLSFSRASITYLQSLAGSVSGVSELFSYLNSAETLLSRGGLGNVLMSLGLAFKASSYAAVETHLSFESNVTSLISRLTNAARGYVGLAKSLGVEPVVSLIYLERGSSLAGVDDESAANFLDQAILNTIWFLILAKAGKAEVTHSNTPNATPTVTPTSKGSDGGAGDTDASEWVYLVAVAAVSAISGALLGYLSGSRRKASASEMW